Within Pseudomonas brassicacearum, the genomic segment TATCGTTGGCGAACATGTAATGCACGCCGTAGCGCAGGTCCTCCAGGACATTGCCCTGGAGCAGATTGCCATTGGAAGTGTCGATGTAGATGCCATCGCGGGTTTCGCGCACCTGGTTACCGATGACCCGGGCGCCGTGTACGGCATACAAATGGATGCCATTGCCACGGTCTTGGGAGCGCAGGCTGGGGTCGCCCTGGATGCGGTTGTCGATCAGGCTGACGTCCCGCGTGCCATCGACCCAGATACCGAAGCCCTGGCCCTGCATCCGGTTGTCACGAATCACGGCCCCTTGGGCGAGCGGTTGAATGAACACGGCCGCGTTCATGGCCGTCAGGTCGTGGCCCCAGTCCAGGAACGTACACCCCTGGATCCGCACGTTCGGGGCGCGAATGATCACGCCATTGCCCTCGCCCTGGCCCTGGAATATCGCCTGCGGCGCACAGGTGAGGGTCATGGGCTGGTCGATGCTGAACGAGCCCCGGTACTGGCCCGCAGGCAGGCGCCATTGCTGGTCGCCCTCGGCCCGCAAAGGCAAATCGGTGATCGGCTGCGGCGCGCCGAACGCGCCGCCCGATAACAGGCAAAGCACCAGCGCAATGACCGGTTGGCGAGCATGGCCCGCAGGTTGCGGCGTTTTCCCGGTCATTGCACCTGTCTCCTTGACGAGCCGTTTCAGGCTTTTTCAACCAGCATGCGCCCGACCATTTCCATGTGCAGGGCGTGACAGAACCAGCTGCAGTAGTACCAGTGCAAGCCAGCCTTGTCGGCGGTGAACGTGATGGATGAGGTCTGTTGCGGGCTGATCTCCATGCTGGCGCCGTGGTTGGTCATGACAAAGCCGTGGGACACGTCTTCGATCTGGTCGATGTTGGTGATGGTCACCGTCACCTCGTTGCCTTGCTTGACGGTGAACTCCGTCAGGCCATAGGCCGGCGCCATCGAGGTCATGTACACCCGCACCTTGTTGCCGTCGCGGATGACCTTGTTGTCGGTTTCCAGGTTGATGCCGTCCTTCTTCGCCCGGGCCACGGTGTCGGCGAAAAACGGATCGTTGCGGTTCCAGATTTTCTGGGTCTTGATCTGGTCGCGCCGCGCGAGAATGCAGTCATGGGGCTCGGCGAAGGCCGGGCCGTCGTGCACCAGTTTCATTTCTTCACCGGAAATGTCGATCAGTTGATCGTTCTCCGGGTGCAATGGGCCAGTGGGCAGGAAGCGGTCCTTGGAGAATTTGCACAACACCACCAGCCATTTGCCGTCCGCCTCGCTGGTTTCGGTGAGGGACGCATGGTTGTGGCCGGGCTGATACTGGACGTCGAGCTTCTGCTTGATGTAATTGACCTTCTCGCCCTTGTAGGCGCGGATGGCATCTTCCATGTTCCACTTCACCACCTGGCTGTCGATGAACAGGGTCGTGTAGGCATTGCCGCGTCCGTCGAACGTGGTGTGCAGTGGCCCGAGCCCCAGTTCCGGCTCAGCGACGATCACTTCGCGTGGATCCTTGTAACGGTCGTTGAACAGGTCATCCAGACGGTCGATGGCGATCATCGAGACCGTGGGCGACAGCTTGCCGTTGGCGATGAAATATTTGCCGTCCGGCGAGGTATTGAGCCCGTGGGGGTTCTTGGGCACGGGAATGTAGCGGGTGAATTCGGAGTCCTTGCCATCGGTCTTGCGGCCATCGACCACCGGCACCTTGGAGCCGTCCAGGTGGATGAACTTGCCGGCCTTGATCGCCGCCTCGATACGCGGGATGTTGAACACCACCACCCAGTCGCGCTCGTTGCGCATCATGCCGCCCAGGTCGTAGGCCTTCTCGGAGTTGTAGCAGGTGCTGGCGGCGTATTTGCCGGTGTAGTCAGCGTCGGAGTTGTCCAGGTTGCCGTCGACGATCACCTGGAACGCCATTTCCATTTTCTCGGCGTCGATGGCGTTGAACATCGTGAAGCTGTTTTTGTCCTGCAGGTCGAAGGTATGGCCGTCGTTGGGGTGCGGGATCACGAACTCAGCGTTGGCGAACACGTACTTGGTGTATGGCACCTTTTGCAGGCGCAGGCCGTGGATGGCTTGCACGTTGGGCACGGTGAGGATCTTGTCGCACTTCATGATGTCCAGGCGAATGCGCGCGACCCGGGAGTTGGCCTTGTCGTTGATGAACAGGTATTTGCCGTCGTACTTGCCGTCGGTCATGGAGATGTGCGGGTGGTGGCAATCGCCGTTCTGGTACTTGGCGCTGTCGCCCAGGACGCGCTTGCTTTCGTTGGTCAGGCCCCAACCGGTGGCCGAGTCGACGTTGAACACCGGGATGCGCATCAGCTCACGCATCGATGGCACGCCCAGCACCCGCACCTCGCCCTGGTGGCCGCCGCTCCAGAAACCGTAATATTCATCCAGCTCCCCGGGCCCGACGTGGATCTTGGACTTGGCCTCCTTGGTCGCCGCAGCCCAGGACTCACGGGTGAACGTCCCGGCCCCCAGCGCCGTCGCGCCGGCCAGTACGGCCCCCGTCACCGCGCCGGTGCCGAGAAAGCTGCGCCGGCTGACCCCCCTGGGTTCTTCCACCGCGCCTGGGATCTGGTTTTTTTTATCGCTCATGCTGTGTGCTCCATGAAGAATGAAACGGTCAAGGGACAGGCCATTGGGGTGCCTCAAGGCGCCGGGTTCACCTGCACCACGGGAATCAGTTGCGCATCGGTCACGGTCGCCTTGCCGCGTTTCTTGCGCTTGTTGATCAGCGGCGGGCATTTGTTTTCGTTGTGCCAGGTCATCTGGCAGTCGAGGCAGTAATGGCATTCGTTGGCATTGATCCGGCCATCGGGATGAATCGCCTGGATCTCGCATTCCTTCGCGCACAGTTGGCAGGGGTTGCCACATTCCTTACGGCGCTTGAGCC encodes:
- the nosZ gene encoding TAT-dependent nitrous-oxide reductase; protein product: MSDKKNQIPGAVEEPRGVSRRSFLGTGAVTGAVLAGATALGAGTFTRESWAAATKEAKSKIHVGPGELDEYYGFWSGGHQGEVRVLGVPSMRELMRIPVFNVDSATGWGLTNESKRVLGDSAKYQNGDCHHPHISMTDGKYDGKYLFINDKANSRVARIRLDIMKCDKILTVPNVQAIHGLRLQKVPYTKYVFANAEFVIPHPNDGHTFDLQDKNSFTMFNAIDAEKMEMAFQVIVDGNLDNSDADYTGKYAASTCYNSEKAYDLGGMMRNERDWVVVFNIPRIEAAIKAGKFIHLDGSKVPVVDGRKTDGKDSEFTRYIPVPKNPHGLNTSPDGKYFIANGKLSPTVSMIAIDRLDDLFNDRYKDPREVIVAEPELGLGPLHTTFDGRGNAYTTLFIDSQVVKWNMEDAIRAYKGEKVNYIKQKLDVQYQPGHNHASLTETSEADGKWLVVLCKFSKDRFLPTGPLHPENDQLIDISGEEMKLVHDGPAFAEPHDCILARRDQIKTQKIWNRNDPFFADTVARAKKDGINLETDNKVIRDGNKVRVYMTSMAPAYGLTEFTVKQGNEVTVTITNIDQIEDVSHGFVMTNHGASMEISPQQTSSITFTADKAGLHWYYCSWFCHALHMEMVGRMLVEKA